Proteins encoded in a region of the Cytobacillus pseudoceanisediminis genome:
- a CDS encoding sodium:solute symporter family protein: MNDLAFAGTDGIIILSAFAIIMLLIGYLSGRGEKNLHHSLSGYYLAGRNLGFIALFFTLYATQYSGNTIVGYAPTAYRTGFSWIQSISFMTIIIGIYLLFAPRLYVIAKKRNFVTPTDWIDHRFKSKAVTLLSIFLMLWGLGNYLLEQLVAIGQAVSGMTGGTIPYQIAVIVFVAVMLAYEWMGGMKAVAFTDVMQGIVLMIGIIVFLIGGLYLVGGNFSDVTRYVADLEPAKTAVPPMEVNINWLSMLLLVGLGASIYPHAVQRIYSAQSEKTLKKSFARMAWMPPITTGLVFMVGIIGIMLFPGLDKTGSEQLVGLMANEIAAINPFYYWIMIIFFGGIVAAIISTADSVLLSFSSMLSNDVYGKFINPKATEHKKVMVGKVCGIIAIIFLLWIAWNPPGTLYEIFVLKFELLVQVFPAFVLGLYWQRLSGKAVFWGMLAGAILAGLLTLTGYKTIYGIHGGVIGLGLNFFICIAGSLLGPAVSKSKVLEEDLSALNLKA, from the coding sequence ATGCTGTTAATTGGATACTTATCGGGCAGAGGTGAGAAGAACCTTCATCACAGTCTTTCAGGGTACTATCTTGCCGGAAGGAATCTCGGTTTTATCGCACTCTTTTTCACCTTATATGCGACGCAATATAGCGGGAATACCATTGTCGGATATGCCCCAACAGCATATAGGACAGGTTTCTCGTGGATTCAGTCCATTTCATTTATGACAATCATTATCGGAATCTATTTACTGTTTGCACCAAGATTATATGTCATTGCAAAGAAAAGAAACTTTGTTACACCTACTGACTGGATCGATCACCGCTTCAAATCGAAAGCAGTCACATTGCTTAGTATTTTTCTTATGCTTTGGGGGCTTGGAAACTATCTTTTAGAACAGCTTGTAGCAATCGGCCAGGCTGTATCAGGGATGACAGGCGGAACAATCCCATACCAAATAGCTGTTATCGTCTTTGTAGCTGTTATGCTTGCCTATGAGTGGATGGGCGGAATGAAGGCAGTTGCTTTTACGGATGTTATGCAGGGTATTGTTCTTATGATCGGAATCATTGTCTTCCTCATCGGCGGCTTGTATCTCGTCGGAGGCAATTTTTCTGATGTTACAAGGTATGTAGCAGATCTGGAGCCTGCAAAAACGGCAGTCCCTCCAATGGAAGTGAATATCAACTGGCTGAGTATGCTCCTGCTTGTTGGACTGGGAGCAAGTATTTATCCGCATGCTGTTCAAAGAATATATTCTGCGCAAAGCGAGAAAACCCTGAAGAAATCATTTGCCCGCATGGCATGGATGCCGCCAATTACAACTGGGCTTGTATTTATGGTAGGCATTATTGGAATTATGCTTTTTCCTGGACTGGATAAGACTGGGTCTGAACAGCTCGTAGGACTGATGGCCAATGAGATCGCTGCCATTAATCCATTTTATTACTGGATTATGATCATCTTCTTTGGCGGGATTGTTGCTGCCATTATTTCTACAGCCGACTCAGTTTTGCTCAGCTTTTCATCCATGCTCTCAAATGACGTATATGGAAAATTCATCAATCCTAAAGCAACTGAACATAAGAAGGTCATGGTCGGAAAAGTGTGCGGAATCATTGCCATCATCTTTCTTCTGTGGATTGCCTGGAATCCACCGGGAACGCTATATGAAATTTTCGTCCTAAAATTCGAATTGCTTGTTCAGGTTTTCCCGGCTTTTGTACTGGGCTTATATTGGCAGCGTTTATCAGGAAAGGCTGTCTTCTGGGGGATGCTGGCAGGCGCTATATTAGCAGGATTGCTTACTCTTACAGGCTATAAAACCATCTATGGAATTCACGGCGGCGTCATTGGATTAGGATTGAACTTCTTTATCTGTATTGCAGGTTCTCTATTAGGTCCTGCTGTTTCAAAGAGCAAAGTTCTGGAGGAAGATTTGTCTGCACTCAATTTAAAGGCATAA
- a CDS encoding MFS transporter translates to MGQAIISVPAGFLTDLAGSRKLLVLASALMGLGFLFMTLLHDFWLVLLLIVIGGIGYGSMHPITNRGIIYWFPLKQRGTAMGIKQTGITAGSALASLILLPLSVTFGWRFVLLTACLLLLAGGFVSYHFYRDPPELEQAKGSSMSLLQFYKSMFKMFKNKALMLISFSALGLNGTQMCLNTYIVLFAYEQLNISIFLSGILLVISEISGTIGRVAWGIISDRLFEGKRVVILMIITIMTALASTSAAVITSAPFWVMAPITALFGFAASGFNGIWMNLASELVPKEQAGISSGISITLGSAGAIIIPPLFGLIVDQTGQFSSGWFLITGMMFIVFTLLTTLMIMNKKNNFVI, encoded by the coding sequence TTGGGCCAGGCGATCATTTCAGTTCCAGCCGGCTTTCTGACTGACCTTGCAGGATCCCGTAAATTATTGGTCCTGGCGTCGGCCTTAATGGGGTTAGGCTTTCTGTTCATGACATTGCTTCATGATTTCTGGCTTGTCCTGTTATTAATTGTTATCGGCGGAATTGGGTATGGATCCATGCACCCGATCACAAATAGAGGCATCATTTATTGGTTCCCGCTCAAACAGCGGGGCACAGCAATGGGAATAAAACAAACTGGCATCACAGCAGGATCAGCTCTGGCCAGTTTGATACTGCTTCCGCTTAGTGTAACTTTTGGCTGGAGATTTGTACTTCTTACGGCTTGCCTTCTATTATTGGCGGGCGGCTTCGTCTCCTATCATTTTTACCGGGATCCGCCTGAATTGGAGCAAGCGAAAGGCAGCAGCATGAGTTTGCTCCAATTTTACAAATCAATGTTTAAAATGTTTAAAAATAAAGCTTTGATGCTGATAAGCTTTAGTGCTCTCGGTTTGAATGGCACACAAATGTGCTTAAATACGTATATTGTTTTATTTGCCTATGAACAGCTGAATATTTCCATCTTTTTATCAGGTATTCTCCTGGTTATATCTGAAATATCCGGAACTATTGGCAGGGTTGCCTGGGGAATCATTAGCGACAGGCTATTTGAAGGAAAGCGTGTTGTGATCCTAATGATCATTACCATAATGACCGCTTTGGCCAGTACGTCAGCTGCGGTCATTACTTCAGCCCCTTTTTGGGTAATGGCTCCCATTACAGCTCTCTTTGGATTTGCAGCTTCAGGCTTCAATGGAATCTGGATGAATCTTGCAAGTGAATTGGTGCCGAAAGAACAAGCTGGCATCTCAAGCGGGATCAGTATCACTCTAGGGTCAGCCGGGGCCATTATCATTCCGCCATTATTTGGTTTAATCGTGGATCAGACGGGGCAATTTTCTTCCGGGTGGTTTTTAATCACAGGTATGATGTTTATAGTTTTTACTTTACTGACAACATTAATGATTATGAATAAAAAGAATAACTTTGTTATTTAA
- a CDS encoding flavin reductase family protein: MEFNPSELGEKEVYKLLTGSVVPRPIAWVSTVSEDGSQNLAPFSFFSVASRNPPMLCFSIGPGVGEREGTEKDTLVNIRATKEFVINVVPAPLGNQMQKSAENLPSNADEFETAGLSAAESHLVAPKRVKEAPIHMECKLEQIIKLGSDHLIIGRMVHYHIDDDYYLGNYKVNLEKLQPLGRLAGNYSESSEFFKLPR; the protein is encoded by the coding sequence ATGGAATTTAATCCCTCGGAACTTGGAGAAAAAGAAGTGTACAAATTATTAACCGGATCTGTCGTCCCAAGGCCGATTGCCTGGGTTTCCACAGTATCTGAGGATGGCAGCCAGAATCTCGCACCTTTCAGTTTTTTCAGTGTTGCTTCAAGAAATCCTCCTATGCTCTGTTTTTCTATTGGTCCCGGGGTTGGCGAGAGGGAAGGTACAGAAAAAGATACATTGGTCAATATCCGGGCGACAAAAGAGTTTGTCATCAATGTAGTTCCCGCGCCATTAGGAAACCAAATGCAAAAAAGTGCAGAGAATCTCCCGAGTAATGCTGATGAGTTTGAAACAGCAGGGCTTTCCGCTGCTGAAAGTCATTTAGTCGCCCCTAAGAGGGTAAAAGAAGCACCAATCCATATGGAATGCAAACTCGAACAAATTATTAAGCTGGGAAGCGATCACCTTATTATTGGGAGAATGGTACATTATCATATTGACGATGATTACTACCTCGGTAATTATAAAGTGAATTTAGAAAAACTGCAGCCTCTTGGAAGGCTGGCAGGAAACTATAGTGAAAGCAGTGAATTCTTCAAGCTGCCGAGATAA